The nucleotide sequence GCAGCTCTCGGCCTTAGACCGCATTTCTCAGTCGCTTTACCTTCTTTAGCCCTGCGTCATCCTCATGGATATGACTGATAAAGATGTTTTGTGTCTTAGTCATTTGCTATCCTTCAACAAAAAAGACAACACCAGCGCCAAAGCACCTAATGTGTCCTCCCGTTATGTTTCTTTTTTGTTCTTCTGGTAATACCACTATAAATTGAATTCTGTCAAATCAGTTGAGTGTCACCGTGCTTCGCTATCAATATATTGACGGCCCAAGTGTGCACCTCGGGCCGTCTTGCTCCAAAGGAGCATTTGCGAAAACTATCGTTGATCAATCCGTTCTTGAAGCCAGTCCAGAACCTCACTCTTGAGCCATCCGACTCGGTTCGGGCCGAGAGGTACCCGCTTTGGGAATAGTCCTGCCTTCTCCAGTCTGGCGATATGCTGCGGCGAATAAAGCACGTATGACTTCAAGTCCTTCTTCGATAGAATGCTCATCACAATGTTCCTTTCAATGATGAAGGAGCATTGCAATGCCCCGAGGGTTGTGCCCTAGGGTTCCAACGTACTACCAAAGTTGTTCTTCGTTTTACACCATAAGTTTGCCCCAGGGCGGCTGGAAAGTCTCAAAGCGACACATAGCAAAACACCACAATACACCCAGAAAGGTGGCCTAAAGGGTGTACTAGATGACCACCTCTTAATTTTATTTATATAAATCAATTACTTAATGGATTATGTGGTGCCGATGGAGAGACTCGAACTCTCACGATATTGCTATCGGGGGATTTTGAATCCCCTGCGTCTACCATTCCGCCACATCGGCCACGCGGGCTGTCCTAATGCGCCAGCCCGGGCACGTCAATCGCGATTTCAACGGCATCGACGGATACAATCAATAAACTCTTGTTTGCTGCGCTGGTGATTGGTTGCGCCTGACGCTATTGGACGCTTGACCCCTGCCCGCGCGCATGGCCTAAGCGTCGCGAACAAAGAGCAAAGCATGTTACGCAGGTTATACGACTGGACAATATCGCTGGCGCAATCACCGCATGCCCTTTGGGCGCTTGCGATCGTTTCTTTTGTTGAGTCGTCATTCTTTCCGATCCCGCCAGATGTTTTGATGATCCCGATGATCATTGCCCGCCCGTCGCGCGCATTCCTGATCGCAGGCATTGCGACCGTGGCTTCGGTCGCGGGCGCACTTTTGGGCTATTACATCGGTGCAGCCTTGATGGAGACGGTGGGCCAGCCGATCCTTGAGATCTATGGCAAGGCAGACAGTTTCGAAGAAATGTCGGCTGTGTTCAACGCGTACGGCGCCTGGGCGGTCGTTGTCGCCGGTGTTACCTTCCTGCCTTTCAAGGTAATCACGATTGCATCAGGTGTCACGGGATTGCCCTTGTCCGTCTTTATTGTCTCGTCCATCTTTGCCCGCGCATTACGCTTCTTCATTGTCGCAGCCTTGTTGTGGAAGTTCGGTGTACCAATCCGCGGTTTTATCGAGAAGCGGCTTGGATTGATGTTTGTTCTCTTTTGCGTGCTGCTGATTGGCGGCTTTGCTATGATTGGTTTGCTATGACCCGGAACTTGATGATCACGTTGTCTGCGGGTGGCTCTGCCGCGCTTTTGGCGGGGGCCTACCTGTTTCAGGCATTGGGCTATCCGCCCTGTGCGATGTGCCTGTGGCAGCGCTGGCCGCATATCGCGGCGATTCTGATCGGCGTTGTGGCCTTCCGCCTGCCCGGACAGATCATGCTGCCGGCGCTTGGTGCGATCGCGGCCGCAACAACAGCTGGGATTGGTGTATTTCATACTGGAGTTGAACGAGGGTTCTGGGAAGGTCCCAGCAGCTGTACGGGCGGTGGCAGTCTGGACGGGCTGAGCGGCGCTGATTTGCTGGCCGTGACCGGTCCACGGGTCGTGATGTGTGATCAGGTCAGTTGGGAGTTGTTCACGCTATCTATGCCCAGTTGGAACGCCCTGCTCTCTTTTGGCCTCATGATTGGTTGGATTTTGGCTGCCCGCCTTAGCGCCGGGTCGACAACAGCAGGTTCGTCTCGGACCGTGTGACACCCTCCAACCGCCGGATCGCAAAGAGTACCTGGTCGAAGTGTTCAAGCGTTTCTGTGCCGATCTCTGCGATCAGATCCCAGGTGCCATTGGTGGAATGGACGGCCTGAACCTCTGGCATGCGTTGCAGTTGCTTCATGGTCTTCTCAGCCCCCCGACCTGCGATCTCTAGCATCATCAGACCACGGACCGCATCAGGGCGTACATCTGATCGGGTAAGAACGGTAAATCCTGCGATCTCACCCCCCTGCACCAGTTTGTCGAGGCGCACCCGCACGGTGCTGCGGGTAACACCTAGTTGATCCGCAAGCTGAGACAACGACGCCCGCCCATTGCGTTTGAGCGCTGCAATCAGGTGTCCATCCAAGTTGTCCATTATGACTGTCCGTTTCGTGCAATGTATCATCATTTTGCACAACTTGATGGCTTAACCTACCCCCTGTTTTGAACAACACTCCGCCTATGACACAAAAACACTGCATCCTCGTCGGCGCCCCCGTCGACTGCGGAAAGCGCCGCCAAGGCTGCCTGATGGGCCCCGACGCCTACCGCACCGCCGGGATCGCCGAGGCGATTGCCAAACTGGGACATACGGTTGAGGATTTGGGCAACCTCGCTCCCAAAGACATCACGGTCGCGGAACCCGCCAACCCTTTGGTCCACAAATTGGCCGAAAATGTTGGGTGGACGCATACGCTGATGGATGCGGCACAAGAGACAGCACAGCGCGGGATGCCGATCTTTCTGGGTGGTGATCACGCCTTGGCCGCTGGCAGCGTGGCGGGTATGGCAGCACACGCGCAAAAGGAAGGCCGTCCTTTCTTTGTTTTATGGTTGGATGCGCACAGCGATATCAACACACCGCTCACAACTGATAGCGGAAATTTGCACGGAACGCCGGTAGGTTACGTGACAGGTCGCGACGGGTTCGAAGCCTTTCCTGACTTGCCTGCAAAGGTGGAAACACAGAACATCTGCATGATTGGCCTCCGCTCTGTCGATGCGCCGGAGCATGCTATTTTATCCGACGCTGATGTCATGCTGGTCGACATGCGCCGCATAGATGAAGAAGGTATCAGCGCGCCGTTGAAGACGTTTCTTGACCGTGTCGCTGCTGTGAATGGCATGTTGCATGTCTCACTTGATGTCGATTTTCTTGATCCTTCCATCGCGCCCGCCGTCGGCACAACCGTTCCCGGCGGGGCCACAGTACGCGAAGGGCATCTGGTGATGGAGATCCTGTCGGACAGTGACCTGGTCACATCGCTTGACCTCGTCGAACTCAACCCTTTCCTCGATGATCGCGGCAAAACCGCGAACCTGATGGTCGATTTGACCGCTTCACTCCTCGGTCGTCGTGTGTTCGACCGTCCAACAAGGGACAAACAATGAGCCTGAAAGCATCTAAACTGGCTATGGTGCCGTTCGTCAGCGTCGATAACATGATGCGTCTGGTGCACCACGTGGGAATCGAGACGTTTCTGGCGGACCTGACCCGCGAAATCGAAGCGGATTTTGCACGGTGGGAGCTGTTCGACAAAACACCCCGCGTGGGCAGCCATTCGGATGTCGGTGTGATTGAACTGATGCCGACCTCTGACGGTGAACTTTACGGTTTCAAATACGTCAACGGTCATCCCAAGAACATGAAGGAAGGCCTGCAAACAGTCACGGCCTTTGGTGTGTTATCGGATGTAGATAGTGGCTATCCGGTTCTTTTCTCGGAAATGACCATCCTGACGGCCTTGCGCACGGGTGCGATGTCGGCTGTGGCGACCAAACACCTCGCCGCGCCCGACGCCAAAACCATGGCGATGATCGGAAACGGCGCGCAGTCCGAATTCCAGTGTCTTGCGATCAAGGCTGTCTGCGGGATCGACGATATCCGGCTCTATGACATCGACAGCGCTGCGACCGAGAAATGTATCAAGAACCTTGCCGGACTGGGCTTTCAGATCACCCCATGTGCGACGCCGGAAGAAGCAATTGAGGGGGCTGATGTCATCACTGTCGCCACAGCTGACAAAGACATGCAGACGATCCTGACAGACAACATGGTCGGTGCGGGCGTCCACATCAACGCCATTGGTGGCGATTGCCCGGGCAAAACCGAACTGCACCGCGATATTGTCGCCCGCTCTTCTGTTTTCGTGGAGTACCCGCCGCAAACGCGGATTGAGGGTGAGATTCAGCAGATGCCGGAGGATCACCCGGTGACAGAGCTATGGCAGGTCATCACTGGCGCGCAAACCGGGCGTCAATCTGCGAGCGAAGTGACCCTGTTTGATGGTGTTGGCTTTGCGATCGAGGACTTCAGTGCCCTGCGTTACGTCCACCAGAAGATCAAGGAAACGCCTTTCTACATCGATCTGGACCTGATCGCAGACCCTGATGATCCGCGAGACCTTTTGGGATGATCAAACGGGCGCGCTAAGCGGAAACAAGCGCAGGTAAACTAACCTGTTGCGTCTGGGACGGGTCAGGCTAGTCTGATTTGTACAAGACAAAGGTGCACCAATGCAGAAAAAATTATTCGTTATTCTCACCCTCCTGAGCATTGCGGCATGTAGCGCGCCTCCGAGCGATATTCCCCTGATCCCCCAGCCAACGCCGGGGCAATTTTGACGCTTAGTGGTAGGTGAACTCACCTGTCACATTGCGCCATTCGCCGGGGCCAATTAACTTGCGGTGGACGAAACGCACCGAGTGCAATGGGCCATCCAGCTCATCATGCCAAAAGCTGATGAAATTCAATAGCTTGTCATGGTCTGGCGCGCGGTCATAGTCCTGCCAGACAAATGTATTGAGCACATGCGGGTAATCGGGCATGTGATAAAACATTTCCGCCGTCGTCAGCCCATACCCGGCCAGCATCATTTCGGTTTCAGAGGACATTGTTCTTCCTTCCGCTCATTCATACCACATGAGTATGAATGCAGCGCTAACATTTCCGTTAATAAAAACAGGTTGTTAGCAGCGCATCGGCATGGCTGCCAACACGGGTTCGCATCCGTCGTTGCGCCCTATATCAAGTGTCTGATAGAGTGTGCACAACCAAATATAGCAGTATAGAATCCAGCAGGCACATTACGTGAACGATACCCCAGAAACACCTGAAAACGATGATGAAATTCCGCCTATGCGCCCTGCATATGATGGACCATCTGTCACAATCGAAGATGAGCTGAAAACCAGCTATCTCGACTACGCGATGAGCGTCATCGTATCGCGCGCCATTCCTGACCTGCGTGATGGTCTGAAACCTGTGCACCGCCGCATTCTTTATGCAATGCAGGAAACCGGAAACACACACGACAAATCCTATCGCAAATCTGCCCGCCCCGTTGGCGATGTGATGGGGAAATATCACCCCCATGGCGATAGCGCGATCTATGACGCGCTGGTGCGTATGGCCCAGGAGTTTTCAATGTCGCTTGTCCTGTTAGATGGGCAAGGCAACTTCGGCTCCATGGATGGCGACCGGGCCGCAGCCATGCGCTATACCGAAGTGCGTATGGACAAACCTGCCGCCTATATGCTGGCGGATATCGACAAAGACACCGTTGATTTTCAGGATAACTACGACGGCAAAGACCGCGAACCAACGGTCCTGCCCGCCCGCTATCCAAACATGCTGGTCAATGGTGCGGGCGGTATCGCGGTTGGCATGGCAACGAACATTCCACCGCATAACCTGGGCGAAGTTGTCGATGCCACGCTGGCGCTGATTGATCAGCCGGATATGTCATCCGAAGAGCTGATCGAATACATCCCTGCCCCCGATTTCCCTACGGGCGGGATCATTCTCGGCCGGTCCGGTGCGCGCAAAGCCTATCTTGAGGGCCGTGGTTCGGTCATCGTGCGCGCCAAAACAGCGGTCGAAGAAATCCGCAAAGATCGCTATGCCATTGTGATCAATGAGATTCCCTATCAAGTGAACAAAGCCGCGATGATCGACAAGATCGCCGAAGCGGCTCGCGATAAGAAGATCGAAGGCATCGCCCATGTGCAGGATGAATCCGACCGCAACGGTGTGCGGGTCGTCGTTGAGCTGAAACGCGATGCGACGGCTGAGGTGGTTCTGAACCAGCTTTTCCGCTTTACCCCGATGCAGACATATTTCGGCTGCAACATGCTTGCCTTGAACGGCGGCAAGCCCGAGCAGCTGACGCTCCGCACATTCCTGACGTCTTTTGTGGATTTTCGCGAAGAGGTTGTTGCTCGCCGCACCGCCTACGAACTGCGCAAAGCCCGCGAACGCGCGCACGTCCTGTGTGGCCTGGCGGTTGCTGTGACCAACATTGACGAAATCGTTGCAACGATCCGCTCCTCTGCCGATGCCGCCACGGCCCGTGAAAAGCTGATGACACGCCGTTGGCCTGCGGAATCGATCCTTGAGTACATCAAACTGATCGACGATCCGACCCATACGGCGAACGACGATGGCACCTATAATCTGTCGGAAACACAAGCGCGCGCGATCCTTGAGTTACGACTACAGCGCCTGACGCAGATTGGCGTCAAAGAGGTTACCGACGAACTGCAAGAACTGGCCGGTAAGATACGGGAATACTTGGAAATTCTCGGCTCGCGTGAACGGATCATGCAGATCATCCGGGATGAGTTGCATGAGGTGCGCGAATTGTTCGCCGTACCCCGCCGTACGGAAGTTGTCGACTGGTCTGGCGACATGGAAGACGAAGATCTGATCGAGAAAGAGGACATGGTCGTGACCGTGACCTCAGGCGGCTACATCAAACGCACAGCGCTGGCTGATTTCCGCGCGCAGCGGCGTGGTGGGAAGGGTCTGTCGTCGATGGCAACCAAAGAAGAGGACGTGGTGACCACCCTCTTCGTCGCCAACACCCATACGCAGCTGTTGTTCTTCACCACCGATGGCATGGTCTACAAGCTTAAGACATGGCGCCTGCCACTGGGCAGCCGGACCGCCAAGGGCAAGGCGATTGTGAATATCCTGCCGATCCCGCAGGGCGTGTCGATTGCCGCCATCATGCCGGTCGACCGGCCCGAAGAGGAATGGGACGACTTGCAAGTTGTCTTTGCAACCTCGGCTGGCACGGTACGTCGCAACAAATTGTCCGATTTCACCAACGTTATGCGGAACGGCAAGATCGCGATGAAGTTTGAAGATGAGCATGCGGAAACCACGCTGATCAACGCGCGGATCGCATCGAATGATGATGATGTCATGCTGGTCACCGACTCGGGTCGTGCCATCCGCTTCCCCGCTACTGA is from Yoonia sp. GPGPB17 and encodes:
- a CDS encoding usg protein, with translation MSSETEMMLAGYGLTTAEMFYHMPDYPHVLNTFVWQDYDRAPDHDKLLNFISFWHDELDGPLHSVRFVHRKLIGPGEWRNVTGEFTYH
- a CDS encoding helix-turn-helix transcriptional regulator; its protein translation is MSILSKKDLKSYVLYSPQHIARLEKAGLFPKRVPLGPNRVGWLKSEVLDWLQERIDQR
- a CDS encoding ornithine cyclodeaminase, with protein sequence MSLKASKLAMVPFVSVDNMMRLVHHVGIETFLADLTREIEADFARWELFDKTPRVGSHSDVGVIELMPTSDGELYGFKYVNGHPKNMKEGLQTVTAFGVLSDVDSGYPVLFSEMTILTALRTGAMSAVATKHLAAPDAKTMAMIGNGAQSEFQCLAIKAVCGIDDIRLYDIDSAATEKCIKNLAGLGFQITPCATPEEAIEGADVITVATADKDMQTILTDNMVGAGVHINAIGGDCPGKTELHRDIVARSSVFVEYPPQTRIEGEIQQMPEDHPVTELWQVITGAQTGRQSASEVTLFDGVGFAIEDFSALRYVHQKIKETPFYIDLDLIADPDDPRDLLG
- a CDS encoding disulfide bond formation protein B; the encoded protein is MTRNLMITLSAGGSAALLAGAYLFQALGYPPCAMCLWQRWPHIAAILIGVVAFRLPGQIMLPALGAIAAATTAGIGVFHTGVERGFWEGPSSCTGGGSLDGLSGADLLAVTGPRVVMCDQVSWELFTLSMPSWNALLSFGLMIGWILAARLSAGSTTAGSSRTV
- the rocF gene encoding arginase gives rise to the protein MTQKHCILVGAPVDCGKRRQGCLMGPDAYRTAGIAEAIAKLGHTVEDLGNLAPKDITVAEPANPLVHKLAENVGWTHTLMDAAQETAQRGMPIFLGGDHALAAGSVAGMAAHAQKEGRPFFVLWLDAHSDINTPLTTDSGNLHGTPVGYVTGRDGFEAFPDLPAKVETQNICMIGLRSVDAPEHAILSDADVMLVDMRRIDEEGISAPLKTFLDRVAAVNGMLHVSLDVDFLDPSIAPAVGTTVPGGATVREGHLVMEILSDSDLVTSLDLVELNPFLDDRGKTANLMVDLTASLLGRRVFDRPTRDKQ
- a CDS encoding Lrp/AsnC family transcriptional regulator produces the protein MDNLDGHLIAALKRNGRASLSQLADQLGVTRSTVRVRLDKLVQGGEIAGFTVLTRSDVRPDAVRGLMMLEIAGRGAEKTMKQLQRMPEVQAVHSTNGTWDLIAEIGTETLEHFDQVLFAIRRLEGVTRSETNLLLSTRR
- the gyrA gene encoding DNA gyrase subunit A, whose product is MNDTPETPENDDEIPPMRPAYDGPSVTIEDELKTSYLDYAMSVIVSRAIPDLRDGLKPVHRRILYAMQETGNTHDKSYRKSARPVGDVMGKYHPHGDSAIYDALVRMAQEFSMSLVLLDGQGNFGSMDGDRAAAMRYTEVRMDKPAAYMLADIDKDTVDFQDNYDGKDREPTVLPARYPNMLVNGAGGIAVGMATNIPPHNLGEVVDATLALIDQPDMSSEELIEYIPAPDFPTGGIILGRSGARKAYLEGRGSVIVRAKTAVEEIRKDRYAIVINEIPYQVNKAAMIDKIAEAARDKKIEGIAHVQDESDRNGVRVVVELKRDATAEVVLNQLFRFTPMQTYFGCNMLALNGGKPEQLTLRTFLTSFVDFREEVVARRTAYELRKARERAHVLCGLAVAVTNIDEIVATIRSSADAATAREKLMTRRWPAESILEYIKLIDDPTHTANDDGTYNLSETQARAILELRLQRLTQIGVKEVTDELQELAGKIREYLEILGSRERIMQIIRDELHEVRELFAVPRRTEVVDWSGDMEDEDLIEKEDMVVTVTSGGYIKRTALADFRAQRRGGKGLSSMATKEEDVVTTLFVANTHTQLLFFTTDGMVYKLKTWRLPLGSRTAKGKAIVNILPIPQGVSIAAIMPVDRPEEEWDDLQVVFATSAGTVRRNKLSDFTNVMRNGKIAMKFEDEHAETTLINARIASNDDDVMLVTDSGRAIRFPATDVRVFNSRSSVGVRGIRLQGDDKVVSMSIIRHFKADPEERAAYLKMRRAMAGLADDAEVDDEEDAAPGAISQERYAEMSAAENLILTIAAQGSGKLSSSHDYPVRGRGGMGVAAMDKAMRGGPLVTSFPVELSDQIMLVTSTGQSIRVPIEGISFRSRGAGGVKVFDTGKGETVVSVAWIADQGDDEGDTSEAE
- a CDS encoding YqaA family protein, which translates into the protein MLRRLYDWTISLAQSPHALWALAIVSFVESSFFPIPPDVLMIPMIIARPSRAFLIAGIATVASVAGALLGYYIGAALMETVGQPILEIYGKADSFEEMSAVFNAYGAWAVVVAGVTFLPFKVITIASGVTGLPLSVFIVSSIFARALRFFIVAALLWKFGVPIRGFIEKRLGLMFVLFCVLLIGGFAMIGLL